The following coding sequences are from one Coleofasciculus chthonoplastes PCC 7420 window:
- the hypA gene encoding hydrogenase maturation nickel metallochaperone HypA, with the protein MHETDMTKALILTVRQWWEEQPSRPQIDTIHLTVGQFTCVEPASLQFAFAAQTQKGFLEGVKLAIHETPLVAFCHACQEEYKPKIGLHYSCPSCQSPMEDIRSGRELKIDRIEYTQSCVEI; encoded by the coding sequence GTGCATGAAACCGATATGACCAAAGCGTTAATTTTGACAGTCCGCCAATGGTGGGAGGAACAACCCTCTCGTCCGCAAATTGATACCATTCACCTGACAGTGGGGCAATTCACTTGTGTGGAACCGGCTAGTTTGCAATTTGCGTTTGCGGCACAGACTCAAAAGGGTTTTTTAGAGGGGGTAAAATTAGCCATTCACGAGACGCCTTTGGTCGCATTCTGTCACGCTTGTCAAGAGGAATACAAACCCAAAATCGGATTGCACTATTCTTGTCCTAGTTGTCAATCTCCGATGGAGGATATTCGTTCGGGACGAGAACTGAAAATTGATCGGATTGAATATACTCAATCTTGTGTTGAAATTTAA